In Numenius arquata chromosome 1, bNumArq3.hap1.1, whole genome shotgun sequence, the DNA window aacttgCTCCACCGTCTCCCCACCTCTTCCTGCAAAATGTTGGCTCTTTTGCACCGATCACTTCAGGTTGCGAATGAAAATGGAAGTTAGCGGCAGCGGAGCTGGGATATAGGAATTGTTGTTTCCAGTGGcgctccctggctctgctccacaCCTCATAAATAATGGCTCTTACCTCATTTTAGCtacaaagagaagcaaaagcaagctgcctgtgcctgccttCAGCAAACCTAAGGTGCCCTCTTGGAGAGGCAGAGCTGAGCACTCTGTTATTAACTGGCATTATCGAGGAAATacacttactttctttttttttggctgcagttTTTTTTTGCCACGGTTGCGACAGCATCTTGATGGGGAAGCTGTTCTCCAAAGGCCAGCGCAAAAGAGATGCTCGAGTTGTCATGCTGGGGCTCGACTTCGCTGGCAAGTCCACCCTTCTCTACAAACTGAAGAGCGGCCGGGCTGTGGAGACCTGCCCAACGGTGGGCTTCAACGTGGAGTCTCTGCAAACTCCCTGTCGCTTATCCTTCAACCTCTGGGACGTCGGCGGACAAGGCAGCCTGCGGACAAGCTGGGCCAGCTACCTGGAGGACACCAGCACCCTCATCTTTGTGCTTGACAGCACAGATACGGCCCGGctgcctgaagcagcagcagcgctggaGGAAGTGCTGAGCCACCCCAGCATGGCTGGTGTCCCCGTCCTCCTCCTGGCCAACAAGCAGGAGGTACCGGGTGCACTGGCTCCCACCGAGCTGGGGGAAAGGCTGCAGGGTGGGCGGCTGGTGGAGCGACGCTGGGTGCTCCAGGGGTGCAGTGCTCACACCGGACAGGGCCTGCAGGAAGCCCTGGCCATCCTGGGAGAGCTGCTGCGGGGTCTGGAGCAGAACTCCCTGTCCCAAGAGCAGCCCCTTGCAGGGCCAGAGGGGAGGAGGCAAGCCTCGGAGCAAACCTGAACCACGAGCAGACCCTTCCCACTCGTTGCTGCCCACAGGTTTGCTGCAGAGGATCCCAGTATCCAGGTGCCCCCTAAAATCAGCAGTTGGCGCTAGCCATGCCGAAAAACAGCCAGCCACCTGCCACTGAAACCCAGCAGGAAGACTTCTGAGCAAAACTCCCACCGTGGAGCATTTTTGGCTCCATCTCTTGGACTCTCATCACCAGCCCCAGCTTGTCCCGCAGCCACTAGGCTCTGCTCACCCattgtgtgtgtgtccagtgcttcaGCAGGGATGCTTTTTGCCAGAGCGATATAAATTATACCAGAGATGCACACACAGGACAGAGGGGATTATTTTCTTTCCGTGGCTCCCAGCCCCGATGCAGTTATCCTGATGGGGTGATCCCCACAGCAGGGGGTGTTTGAAAGTGCCCCACTCCGCTTCTCGCTCAGCTCAGATCACATGTTCatcagctggaaaagcagcagctgctaaAAGGGAATGGCTGAACTGGAGCAGCGTAAGCGCAGGACTTCAAACAGCCGACAACTGATTGGTTTTAATGTGGCATCTACGGGTATAATCTTCAAGCCATGGATTTGAATCAGGATTGGATGGTGTAAAGCCATTCAAGgatgtgtgtatatttatttctgaatttcttgtttggggtctttcttttctgtttgttattttcataaaatattgatTTCATGAAAATGGTACCTCATTTTCCATGGATTATATATGAAGAAACCAAATCTGATGTCTAGATGCTTGGAAACATGTCTGCATGGCCAGTCAACCTCTAAATATCCTCATGGTGGCCTGATCAGCCAAGACGAAGCCCCGTCTCTCCGACTTTTTGAAACTGGATGAGACTACTCTACGGGCAATGACTGGTAACCATGGGCACCTGTGGGCACTGGCAGGTTGGTAACCAAAGGGGTCTCCACACCCAGCTGGGTCCGGGGCAGTCAAAATGCCCCTAGTAGTTCACAACAGGGCTGGGTCTCTTGTTGCAGTGATGGTCTTTGTCTGATCCTGCTGAACCCACTGTTGGAAAGACCTGTAAAATGTGTGCCCGAGGGCTCCCTGTACTCAAAATTCTGTTATTGAGgattaaaattaagaaatttcATAGCAGTTCCTACTTTATTATGAAATGAATGAAAGTgttggaggaaggggagagaaaggacaCAAAATTTTCAGGCAGCAGAAGTCAGCTGCTTTCAAGGAAGAACTTATTCACACTAGAAACACCAAGGAGAAATATATGATGAAATCCTCTTCTGTTCATACCAGAGAATTTTACAGTTGTTAAAGAATTAATCATCCAGCTGTTAGTGGTACTGTTATTAGCCTCATTTCAtagaaggcagcagctggaaaacaagGCTTACACAGTCATGAAGAAACAGAATCTGACATTTATAGGAAGGTCTCAATAAAAGAAATCCTTCCCAGTggaaaaagtcacatttttaagCTGTGTTAATATGTAAGAACTATTATACGCTATAAAATAGTACTCCAGTGTTGATCTGGCCTAAGCGATCATGGTTATCAGTATCCTTATATAGCACTGAATTGTATAATGAGTTATATGACAAAGCTGTGCATGTGGGAAGGAGGGCAAAATTATATCTCTATATCTTTGCAGTTAATATAGGCAGGTTGGTCTGCCTTTGGCTTGTTGTAAGCAGTCatcattttcttctaaaacacaAGTCTCCAATGCACACGTTGGGTATTTGACTGTCAGAGGTGGACCAAGCAGTTCTTGAGACACAGCACATGTGCTGGTGTGTAGACAGAGACGAACAAACTCGGGTCACCTATGCACCCTGGTCACCAGTACCCGAAAAAGCCACAATGCAAAAGGCTCTGTGTCGTGTAACCATCCcaaaaaaattctctttattgAGTTTGCTGGTGTTTCGGTCTTGCATTTCGTGTGATACAAAGCCAAGTATTGTCCATTAGGGTAGGGGCTCAGCAATAGTTTAAACTCAACATAGACTGAAGAGTTGTCCTGATGATATTTCAATCTTACTTGGCTCTTGATTGTGTGCTTTTTACTCTACAGGATTGTCTGCTGGTTGTTAAAAAGAGCACTGAAACCTTCCCATTTCCCCATGAGTGTTTTTCAAgccctttaaagagaaaaaataggcTCCTCTGGCAGCAGATAGAGGTAACCACCAGCCTTTTGTAGATATTGCCaattaagaattaaaatactGAGGTAGGAGGTGGAGAAGAAGGGGTTTTTCTTGGCAGTGGGAACCCTGAATGCCTGAAACTGATGAAGCAACATCCCAGTTACTGAAAGTGTCCTCATTTCCCTTGAAGCAGTAATTTGGCAAAATACCCCAGCTCGTGGGGCATCGTGTGATTTAGCATCCTTGTTTTCTGGAATAAGGCTTTTCTAGATGCTCAGTCACATTACTCAGCTCATTTATGCCATTGTTAGAGACTGTCAAAACGATGCTGGGTGAAATTGTTGGAAACGGCAGCATGCAGTTTACttctaattattttctcttttctcctgtgttGGAAAACACGTTAAAACAAGTCAATCTAATGAGCCCTGCGCTGCTCTAATCAGATACTTGCAGGATACTCATCCAACAGCACTTAAATGCTTCAGTGTCAAAACTCCTGCCCTGTCCAAAGGGAGCAGCGCGGAGGTTTGCAGGAAGAAGCCAGCTCTAGGGAGGGAAGTTTGTTGCCTCTTTTTTCTTGGTGATTCTACAGGAGAGGCACTGCCACATAGAGCAGTGTTAATCATCTAAACACCTGCGCTTACGCACTCCAGCCGGGAGGGAACCCTCGAACTTAGAGTTTCCATCTTCCTGGGTGTGTGATAGGTGTCACAGCCTCTGTGctgatttctaaaataatacAGCTTCTCTCTTAGTAGTAGGCAAAAGGAAAATCCTTGGGACACTTTCTTGTTTCAGCTTCCTCACAAATATGAATTACCTTTTGGGTTATTGGTCCCAGAGCCCACCCTGGTTgctcaagatttatttttattagcagcTTTTCTGAATGTTAAGTCCATCCACTTACTATCCCTGATGTTGGCTGTCTCAAAGCCAAAAGGAGATGTTTGGAACAGGaggctgtttgctttttatttccttttagttttttttttcagcaacaagTATTTATTTGGCTCTCTTTATAAAGACTTGGTCAGTATTTAGTTGCTAATGTGGTCTGCTTTTCCGTGATCTTGAATCTGGTGGTTGTTAGCTAAATGTATTGGCAAAAGTGGCCAACTCATAGGATAGCAAGGTTTGGAAGGGATATCTGGTGCGATACCCTGCTTGAATCAGGTTACCCGAGGCCTGGTACAGcacttttgaatgtctccaaggatggtgcTTGAACAACCCAACACCTTTAGAGGCACTCTGGTATGTATTAACCTTTACAGTAAAGTAACTGAAATCCATAACTGTCCATCAATCTTCCCAGTCATCACTCCACTGAGAAGATCTGTACTGGTAAGTATCTGCCCTTGCTTGGAGCTGTGAGAGCAGCCTCCTTGTCCAGGGCCAtcagctcctccagccctgggaCCTCCCATCCCTTCTGTGTTTTGTGGGGATCactgcagcaagagcctctgggtcCTGCTGCCTCTATTGCAGACACTGAGACACTTCAGTCATCTATCACACTATTTATGAAAGGACACAGATAATTACTCACTGATTTACTAACCTTTATGTAGGACTGGTTTTTAAAGCGGCTTCCACAAACCCTTTTCATGACTATCAACCCAgcgcagatttattttttaatttctgacaaGGAGTTTTCCATCCGCCcccagggaaaaggaaagcaacaagctggaaaaaaaccagccaaaGTTAAAAACCAGTACAGGAAGAACGAGtcaccttttccccttctcttcaccaacacaggaaggacgagTCACTTTTTCCCCTGTCTCTTCACAACTTCCATATTTCAGcggatcatagaaccatagaatggtttgggttggaagggaccttaaagatcatcgagtttcaacccccctgccatgggcagggacacctcccactagagcgggttgctcaaagccccatccagcctggtcttgaatgcctgcagggatggggcatccacaacttctctgggcaacccgttccagtgcttcaccaccctcacagtaaagaatttcttcctgatatctaatctaaatctcccctcttccggtttaaaaccgttacccctcatcctgtcatcTACGGCACAAAACGGTTTCTACTTGTGCATTAGCTGATTTCTGCTCCTGGCACTGATTCTTTGTTTTCTGGTGGACCTACAGGGCATTTGCCCCATAGTTACTGATGGGGCTTCTCTGATGGGTTTCACCACGGTCTTGCTGAGGGGCCTGAGATCAGACGGGAACCAGAAGATCCCAGGGTTGCAGGGTGAGGGCATGAATGGTTGCCAATGAACTATTTAAAGAGGGAACAGGCAGCCACGGGGCACGTGAGAGGGAGCTGTGACCGGCTGTAACACCGGGAGAGGAGTGTCGGGGCAGCAGCCAGAGACCTGGGAAAGGCCTGGGAGTAAAAAAAGGtcaataagaatttttttaaaaagctaagaaGAGCTACAACATAAAAAAGGactgcaaaaaaacccttttgttagGAGACAGGCTGTATAATGCCCTGGAATGTCTTAATTATCGCTTTAATACACCTAACGGctgtaaattaatttcttcctcttaaaGAAACCCTGAAATGCCAACTATAAAGATTCACCACATGTAACTCACCAAGAAAAAACAAGGAGTAAAACCATGTGTGACGccacctcttaaaaaaaattaacaccctTGCCAAATGGTATTAAAAAACAGCCAGCAGGCAATTATGACTAAGACAAATGACAAACTACAGTGACATTACAGCCTTCAAAGGGTTAATTAACTTGCCTTCCTCTAAACTTTCCgatacttgattattttttttctcgtgGTGCGGTTGCTTGCGTCGGGCCCTGAGCTTGCTGTCCGGACATGACACTTTTTTGATGTAAAAAAGCCAGGTGAAGGCTGGTATTTGGGTTAGGACCTCAGCGATGCATCCATGGCTGGGAGAACATCATCCCCCCCACCTCGTACTTCACACAATATGTGATTTGtataaaattcctgaaaaaaaaaaggaaggggaaacaaaaaaaaaaaagaaaaaaaaagaaaaattctgcaaCTGCTGTGAAAGGTGATGCGTGAAGGTCCCAGAGCTGGCAAGCGCGTCCCCCTCTGTCCATGTTCCTGCCTGACTCGTCGTGGTCAGACCAGAAGAGCGAACCTCTGCTCCGATCTAATCCGACACCGGTCACCTCCAAAGCCCCAATGCCTTAAATCAGTCCAGCACCATCAACATCTTGTCTGTTAATTGCTGTAAGAAACAATCTCCCTGGAGCTCCCCTGGCTGATGAACTGTTCTTAAATTCTCCTTTAAGCCtcagatttttattaattttttttttttttttttggcctgtgcTGGCTAACCACGTTTGGATGTGGCAACGAGGGTTTTTCCAACAGGCCACAACcgctcacacacacaaaacccacttGGAGGTTGGTGGCTCTTGGTGGTAACGCGCCGGCTTGGTCCTGGATGTAGGAGAAATATTTGCGTTTTAACTAAACCGTGGCGAGGTTATGAAGCCACCGGTTTTTGCAGTGAGAGGACAAACTCACATGGGCCCACCTGAGGTTTGATAATGGAGGGAAAGAACTTTGGAAAGATCAAATTGGAGGTTTCCTTGGGAAGAAAAGTACCAGCTGAGAGCGGAGCTGGAGCCCTCGTTTCCTGGGGGCGTGCGATCAGGCGAGGGTCTGTTCTGCTCATAAAGAAAAGCACTTTACAGCTCATTATTTTCTGGCTTTTGGCAGCGCTTTAACAGTAGTCCTTTTCTTTGATAATAGCGTAAATGAAGACCGATGCTAGAAGTCCATCCCCCAAGACAGGCGGTATTTCCAGAGACAGGAGGTTTGGGTCAGCACGGGGCCGGGGCGGGAGTCCAGCACCGCACACAGTGGTAAGGTGTCTGCACAACATGCCTGAGGGTTGAGCTTTCGCGAGGATGGAGAAGTagctttcatagattcatagattcatagattggtccaggccggaagggacctccaaaggtcatctagtccgacctccccgcagtcagcagggacacccccaacaagaccaggttgcccagggcctcgtcgagcttcaccttgaatatctcaagggaaggggcctcaaccacctccctgggcaacctgttccagtgttccaccaccctcatagtaaagaactttttcctaatatccaatctaaatctccccttctccagcttaaaaccattgcccctcgtcttgtcactgcaggcctttgtaaacagaccctcccctgTTCCTGGGAGAAGGTCAATGCAGAGGCAAAATATGACAGACCATTCCCAAGGATGCCCCGTTTCTGCCAGGCGGGATGGGCCCGTCACCAGCAAAGGAAAGGAGGCTCGGCAAGGAAGAGCAGATTTTGGGCTGCAATCATGAGGAAGTGGTCCTGAGCCTCCAGAGCTGCCCCAGGACGGATGGGGACAACGTCCTCTGTGCCCCCGAGAAAAAGCAGCTCTTCAAAGACAGTGCACGGGAACGACTGGGAGGGCCGGGGACGTGTCCTGGTGGAGGTGGCTGCAGGCAACTTGAgcatcttgaggccatttcctctcatcctgtcgcTTGCTACTGCTTATATACACAACTGCTTACGTCAGTAAAACTCCTGGAGCATTTCAAGAGCTCAGATGTTGATGAAAATACGCAATACAGGGAAAACCGTGACCACTGAAGCagtgatttcttctctttccatcagtttttaatatttcaagCACAGACCTCTGGTTGAGCTCCCCTAAAATCACCTCCCTGGGTATCAGTAGCTGCGCAAAGCTCAGTGCAGACACACCGTGCTGGTGACATTGAGGCCGGGTTTGTTGTCAGTtgagcagtgtgcccaggtggccaagaaggccaacagcatcctggcctgtatcagggacagtgtggcgagtaggactcgggaggtgatcgtccccctgtactcggcactggtgaggccccacctcgagtactgtgtccagttttgggccccctaccacaaaaaagacatcgaggtgctggagcgggtccagagaagagcaacaaggctggtgaggggtctggagcacaagtcttatgaggagaggctgagggggctggggttgttcagcctggagaaaaggaggctgaggggagaccttattgctctctacaactgcctgaaaggagggtgtagagaggcgggggtcggtctcttctcccaagtcacaggcgacaggacaagaggaaatggcctcaagttgcaccaggggaggttcaggctggatattaggaaaaattttttcactgaaagggttatcagacattggaatgggctgcccagggaggtggttgaggcaccatccctggaagtgttcaaaagacaggttgacgtggtgctgggggacatggtttagtgatggtgttgtattttgttgttttgtgggcgTTTATtgttgtcagttaggttgatggttggacaagatgatcttgaaggtcccttccaacctagaagattctgtgattctgtgaaaaccccAGCAGTTtgagagcagggagagagggaacaCGCTCCCGCCGCGGAAGCAAGGTGCCCCCTCGCTGAATACTCCCCTTGGGCCGCGCAATTTTCTCCGCAAAGGGTTAAACGTTTCAGCACAGGACCCTGAAAGGCGGAGATTACAGACCGAGCTGGAAGTGAGCATTATCGCCAAGTGTCCCACATGGTGCCTGCACACCCAGCTTCTTGTAGGTGCTCACAAACGAGCCCTTTGGACAGGAATTTTTCCGTGTGAGACACAAGCGTCAGCGTGTGTTTCAGTGGCAGTTGAACCGTTTTTGTTGGCTtccaaacatgcagaaaaaaggtgggttttttaacTCTCTCTCAGCTGGCTTCACGaggcagggttaaaaaaaaaaaaaaaataggatgtaGACACGAGCTCCCTTATGCTTCATTTCAGCACATCAGAAAGATCAAACCACCACTGTCTTCTGCAGGACCCCATTTATTAAGGAGGGTGGTGGTTAATCCATCTTCATGCATCCCTGTGCCCTATTTAATGTACGTTGAGCAAAAATGGAAACTAACCTCCTCCTGCAGTTCCCTCGCTGTGTCGAGGGAAGAGCCCTCCTGCGGGGCATCTAAATCCTTCACAAAATTTTTCCTCCCAGGTTGCATGGTGACATTCACCTGATTTTACTGCTGATGGATGAAGGCAGAGAGCAGTAAAGGCTTTGGCCTTCATTTTAAACACACGAGAATCATGGTCTTAATACTTAGGTGTgatacagaatcccagaatgatagggggctggaagggacctctggagatcctctagtacaactcccctgccaaagcaggtccacctagagcaggttgcacaggaacgtgacCAGgcaggctttgaatgtctccagagaaggagactccactacctctctgggcagcctgttccagtgctctgccaccctcagagtaaacaagttcctcctcatgttcagatggaacttcttatgttcaagtttgtgcccgttacctcttgtcctgtcactgggcaccactgaaaaaagactggccccatcctcttaacatctaccccttaagtatttataagcattaatcagatcctccctcagtcttcttttctccagactacaaagacccaagtccctcagcctttccttataagataTACAGGGCTGTAATGTCCCCAacacacttttttaaaagtaaggtTGGAAAAAAACAGATCCTATGTTCCTTTGTGTTCCTTTATGCTCCTCAAGAAAGCTCTATCATGAATGCATTTTGAAAAGGAAGCTGCTCAAGCTGCCGCAGTGGCAGCTGGAGATCCCTGGGTCTAAGCCACCAGCACCGATCAGACCTGCTCGTTACCGCTCCTCCTGCAGGGTAACGAACACACAAACCGGAACCAGGGAAGTGTGAAGCTGCTCTAGTCCGTAACTCCGCATCTTCACACGAGGCAATTTTCCCAAGGGCTCTGAAGAAACGTACCACCCACCCCgaagcagagctgagcagctcAGGGGGTTCCAGCTCTCCATGCCCGCGCGGCCGTGGAGCTGATGGTGGCCATCGTGACAAATCCCCGCGGCAAAACCTTCCACGGCTTTGCCTCCCAGAGCTCACagttttctactgctttttttttccccttttcttcttgaaaagtGCTTTCTAATGGCTTGGCGTAATTTGTTGTCCTACATATGTTTGAATAGAGGCGCAATTACGCCACAAAAAGGAGCATTTTTAATACAACAAAATAGAAGGAACACAACACAACTAGGCTGCTTTGGTAGAAAAGACCATTTTGAAACACACTCAGAGTCCAGAGGACGTTATAGATCAGATTAGAATAACAAAATGGGCTTGAACTATGATTCAGTCTACCgagatttaaaaaaactaaaattaaaaaatatgcctGTTAGCGGATCTTCTTACTCATTTCTCTATTTAGCAGATCAGGCAAACAAAATGAAagtgtttatatttttgtatgtgtgGGGAACATCGAGATAGTCTCTGGGTTTTATTCATTCTAAATAAGATGTCTCCTAAAATAATGCACTCTTAATTCTGATGTAGTGTTCTTCAAGTCATGTAGGTAGGACCTGCTGGATGAGTAACCTGGATGATTAACGGGTTGCAAAAATCCCAGGATCCAAGAGTTTGTCCACTGAAAGCTGAAGGAACGAAAGAGATTAAATCTCCGGAAATGGTGGTTGGCTTATTTGGAGATCTTTATCCTTTATATCCCTATGGAAGAGCATTTGCAAAGATGAAAATAAGGCACTGGAAGCACATCTCCATCATCATCCTACCCATGGAGAGAGAGGGGACACACACCTGACACGCAGGAAGGATGGCAAAGCCATAGCTCAAGCAGTTCAAGAGGTTTTTCTCCGCTAGCGCTGTCACATAATTAAAGCAGGGCTGCACTAATTAGGAGGCTGCAGGATAACGCACATCTGTGACTTGGCTCCATTCTATCCCCGAGTGGCACCCCGATGGGGCCACTCGTGCCTGAGGTGAGGGACACCGGCCATCCCTCCCAGCTTCATAGAGCCACGGAAGCCCAGTCTCCTGCCTAAAGCTGGTCTGGGTGTGCACCCTTCCCAAAGCACCGCTGGCAGGAGCATCCCCAGCTCAGAATCACTGCTGAATCAGGGCCTGGCACTGGGAGCCTGGAAAGGACATTTCTGGAGGGCAGAGAAAGACTGTGGAAGTTTCCTGAGGCTACGGCGCACCTTCAAACCTTTACACTGGAGTCACGCAGTTCTCAGCTGCAGCCCACTTACCACGTTTGGGAAACGCCTCCTTAAAAGACATAAAACTCCGTACTGGAACAGTAGCCAAAGTTTCAGAGGTGACTGCAGTAGCTCACTTTATTCGTCCTTGTGACATAGTTCAAACTTCGATGCGGAGTTCAGCTAATTAACAGCTAGTCAAAGACCAAACCCCCTAAGTCAACCTGCGAAGACTAAGCGGTTTCATCATCCTCAAAATAagttcttgaattatttttttatagtattTGATAGCAGCTTTTTATTGGTTACAAAACCTAAGCCCATATACAAAATTAGGAACACATTTAGATGCCTCTTTGAAAGAACGTTTTAGTCTATTTTAactgatagtttaaaaaaataataaaaacaatgcaaTTTTAAACACTGTTCTGAAAACGTAAAAGTGCAGCAATATACTTTGTTTCCTTTATTAACTATGAAATGGTGCAATCCCAATCGAAAGCTGATAAGGTCACAACAGAAAGAACTGAGCAAGCGCTTTGTCCTGCCTTACCCAGTTCTCCGATGTTCACTTTTTATGTAATGCATTGAGTGCAAGAAAAGGATCAAATCTTCACAGTAGTGGAAAACTGTTCGTTTCAAATACCAATTTGTATGTAATCTCTAAGGATAACAGTGAGTGCAGGCTGAACAGGGTATCCGTCAGTCTCTATGGCATATAGGGAGACTAAATTGAATTAGAAGGCGGGGGGGAAATATTTGTTCACAATAACATCTGCTGGAAACTCTAATTTCACAAAAACTTTGTGACCTTACCTAACTTTGACTTTttattgtttagtttttttttttttagcgaaCACCACACAGTTTCAAGATTTTAGACTATAGTGTGTGAATAGGATGCAGTTACCATATGAAGCTTCAACTCAacttctgggaaaagaaaaaaggcacaatGAACTTCAACTCAATTTTATGTGCACAAGAGTTGAAAAATCTGAGCCACCTTAAAGAGAAATTGATTCTAAAATTTATAAAACCTATAAATAATCAGAGGCCAAACCACTATATTAAAACAGATTATCTAGCAAGTAAAAATCTTGCAGTTTAAACATACACTTGTATCCAGGTGAGATACAAGACAACTCACTCTTTAAAGTGGCTCCACCTTGGCAGATATATATTTAATGAATGCACACCTGCTATGCGTTGTTCATCAGTGGAAAAACAGCTGATCCACAAAGCTCTGATGGCATCTGTCCTTATCTTCATCACAGTAAATACAACCCACATCCAATAACTAAATTAGTTTAGATTTTTCTATCCCTTCACATCAATGCATTGGGAAATTACACCCagtaaacaacagcaacaaaaccagttTGTGTGATAGCTTACAGAATTTCAAAATTAGCCATCTTCACCCCAGCGATACCAAAATCCCTTTGAAAACGACTGGGTCAGACGATTTTCCAAAAGCAATGACCTCACATACCTTATGTAAAGTTATTTAATGTGCGCTGCACATCAGGTTTATGCTGAGTAACGGCAGCTTCCATACAGCCTCACACATCAACCAGTTTGTATCTTCTTTTTAATCATGTGAATAAGACTTGAGACTAATTTCTGAATCACTCTTCCAATACTCCAAGAATGAAGCTTTTATGACGCTTCTAAGTAGTTGCTGGTTTGTTGCCAACCACATCATCATAAGCACTGGTTACTAAGTAAAAAATAGTTTAAGACTAAATTACAGTAAACATGAAAGCTCCACAGTTTAAACCCAATATAAATCAACCATATCCAATtatcaatttaaaacaaaatatattgacTACTGAAAGTTGAAAGCAAGATTCTTTTTAACTAATACATTTTTTGgacagaatttttttgtttttctacagTCTGGGACTCTTGCTTTCAGCTTA includes these proteins:
- the ARL11 gene encoding ADP-ribosylation factor-like protein 11, which gives rise to MGKLFSKGQRKRDARVVMLGLDFAGKSTLLYKLKSGRAVETCPTVGFNVESLQTPCRLSFNLWDVGGQGSLRTSWASYLEDTSTLIFVLDSTDTARLPEAAAALEEVLSHPSMAGVPVLLLANKQEVPGALAPTELGERLQGGRLVERRWVLQGCSAHTGQGLQEALAILGELLRGLEQNSLSQEQPLAGPEGRRQASEQT